In a single window of the Pedococcus dokdonensis genome:
- the pdxR gene encoding MocR-like pyridoxine biosynthesis transcription factor PdxR: MDLPLSPGTSGDRAASIYRELLDAVLDGRLAAGAKLPPSRALAASLGVARGTVTTAYDRLTAEGFLVTRVGAGTFVCPDIEPRRARRAPVGAVRPRPVWESLPPPVADAAPTEFDLSVGGPDTTLFPLAVWRRLVSATLRPSLLTASAYEGGGHPGLQAEIARYVGLSRSVVAGAEDVLLTNGAQQALDVVARAVLDPKDVVVVEDPGYTAATRLFASHGAVVRPVRVDAEGLVVDELPGSARVVYVTPSHQFPTGAVMSLRRRIALLEWASRRNVVIVEDDYDSEFRFEDRPLAPLQNLDRDGRVVYIGSFSKTLMPSLRVGYLIAPRSLQDTLREAKLLTDWQGDAVTQGALARFMSEGLLSAHVRKVTKVYARRRQALLDGLATLPAGVLQVLPSAAGLHVCTYFVDRGVDDVAVAADAARAGVALEPVSVRFRGSTPRPGLAMGFRRIEVDQVPEAVARLAAVLPGPGQAPT; the protein is encoded by the coding sequence GTGGACCTGCCCCTCTCCCCCGGCACCTCGGGCGACCGCGCCGCCTCCATCTACCGCGAGCTCCTCGACGCCGTCCTCGACGGGCGGCTGGCAGCCGGCGCGAAGCTGCCACCGAGCCGGGCGCTGGCCGCGTCGCTGGGGGTCGCCCGCGGCACCGTCACCACCGCATACGACCGGCTCACCGCCGAGGGCTTCCTGGTGACGCGCGTCGGCGCCGGGACCTTCGTGTGCCCCGACATCGAACCCCGCCGCGCCCGCCGCGCGCCGGTGGGTGCCGTGCGCCCGCGGCCGGTCTGGGAGTCCCTGCCGCCGCCTGTCGCCGACGCCGCACCCACGGAGTTCGACCTCTCCGTCGGCGGTCCCGACACGACGCTCTTCCCGCTCGCGGTGTGGCGCCGCCTGGTGTCGGCCACCTTGCGACCGTCCCTGCTCACCGCGTCCGCCTACGAGGGCGGCGGCCACCCCGGCCTCCAGGCCGAGATCGCGCGGTATGTCGGCCTGTCCAGGTCGGTCGTCGCCGGCGCCGAGGACGTGCTGCTCACCAACGGCGCCCAGCAGGCGCTCGACGTCGTCGCCCGCGCGGTCCTCGACCCGAAGGACGTCGTGGTGGTGGAGGACCCGGGCTACACCGCGGCCACCCGGCTGTTCGCCTCGCACGGTGCCGTGGTGCGACCGGTGCGGGTCGACGCCGAGGGCCTCGTGGTGGACGAGCTCCCCGGCTCCGCGCGGGTCGTCTACGTGACCCCGTCGCACCAGTTCCCCACCGGCGCGGTGATGTCACTGCGACGTCGGATCGCGTTGTTGGAGTGGGCGTCTCGACGCAACGTCGTCATCGTCGAGGATGACTACGACAGCGAGTTCCGGTTCGAGGACCGACCCCTGGCGCCGTTGCAGAACCTCGACCGCGACGGCCGGGTGGTCTACATCGGGTCGTTCTCCAAGACGCTGATGCCGTCGCTACGGGTTGGCTACCTCATCGCCCCTCGCTCGCTCCAGGACACCCTGCGCGAGGCCAAGCTCCTCACCGACTGGCAGGGCGACGCGGTCACCCAGGGCGCCCTGGCCAGGTTCATGTCCGAAGGGCTGCTGTCGGCCCACGTCCGGAAGGTCACCAAGGTCTACGCACGTCGACGGCAGGCGCTGCTCGACGGCCTCGCGACGCTGCCCGCCGGAGTCCTCCAGGTGCTGCCGTCCGCCGCCGGGCTGCACGTCTGCACCTACTTCGTCGACCGCGGCGTGGACGACGTGGCGGTGGCCGCCGACGCCGCCCGGGCCGGGGTCGCCCTCGAGCCCGTCTCGGTGCGCTTCAGGGGCAGCACTCCTCGACCGGGCCTCGCGATGGGGTTCCGGAGGATCGAGGTGGACCAGGTGCCGGAGGCCGTGGCGCGCCTCGCGGCGGTGCTGCCCGGCCCGGGTCAGGCCCCGACGTAG
- a CDS encoding type 1 glutamine amidotransferase domain-containing protein, producing the protein MTTNSAKTDKTVAFLVAKEGIERVELTEPWQAVTDAGARAVLLSPEDGEVQTFDHLDKAETRRVDQTVSAASVDDFDALVLPGGVANPDALRTDADAVAFVRDFVASGKPVAAICHAPWTLVEADVLQGRTVTSWPSLQTDLRNAGAEWVDEQVVQDGNLITSRNPDDLPAFNSALLEALTHGAASQTASTT; encoded by the coding sequence ATGACCACGAACTCAGCCAAGACCGACAAGACCGTCGCCTTCCTCGTCGCCAAGGAGGGCATCGAGCGGGTCGAGCTCACCGAGCCCTGGCAGGCCGTCACCGACGCCGGCGCGCGCGCCGTGCTGCTGTCGCCCGAGGACGGGGAGGTGCAGACCTTCGACCACCTCGACAAGGCCGAGACCCGCAGGGTCGACCAGACCGTGTCAGCGGCCTCCGTCGACGACTTCGACGCCCTGGTCCTGCCCGGTGGGGTGGCCAACCCCGACGCACTGCGCACCGACGCCGACGCAGTCGCCTTCGTCCGCGACTTCGTGGCCAGCGGCAAGCCGGTCGCGGCCATCTGCCACGCCCCGTGGACGCTGGTCGAGGCCGACGTGCTGCAGGGCCGCACCGTCACGAGCTGGCCGAGCCTGCAGACCGACCTGCGCAACGCCGGGGCCGAGTGGGTCGACGAGCAGGTCGTCCAGGACGGCAACCTCATCACCAGCCGCAACCCCGACGACCTCCCGGCGTTCAACAGCGCGCTCCTCGAGGCGCTGACGCACGGGGCGGCGAGCCAGACGGCCTCGACGACCTGA
- a CDS encoding sulfurtransferase — MRALVSADALLAELRDDKVPVVLVDVQWSLTATAGPPGRELYAAAHLPGAHHVDLDAELAGPPGAGGRHPLPQAHAVEAAARRCGADNDSRIVVYDQGPSMGAARGWWVLRYFGATDVRVLDGGLAAWRSVGGPVTTEPPEPGAGAFEAHAGGMPLVDAEGAARVAREGLLLDARAAERFRGETEPIDPVAGHVPGAVSAPTTENLAADDCFLDAATLRDLFSRKGDLTAGPVAAYCGSGVTAAHEVLALHEAGIEAALYAGSWSEWITDPSRPVATGA, encoded by the coding sequence ATGCGTGCCCTCGTCAGCGCCGACGCGCTCCTCGCCGAGCTCCGGGACGACAAGGTCCCGGTGGTCCTCGTCGACGTCCAGTGGAGCCTCACCGCGACCGCGGGTCCGCCCGGGCGGGAGCTGTATGCCGCGGCGCACCTGCCGGGCGCCCACCACGTCGACCTCGACGCCGAGCTCGCTGGGCCACCCGGCGCCGGCGGTCGTCACCCGCTCCCCCAGGCGCACGCTGTCGAGGCCGCAGCCCGACGTTGCGGTGCGGACAACGACTCGCGCATCGTGGTCTACGACCAGGGCCCGTCGATGGGGGCGGCCCGGGGGTGGTGGGTGCTCAGGTACTTCGGTGCGACCGACGTGCGGGTGCTCGACGGCGGGCTCGCCGCGTGGCGTTCAGTGGGCGGCCCGGTGACGACTGAGCCGCCCGAGCCGGGCGCCGGGGCGTTCGAGGCGCACGCGGGTGGGATGCCGCTGGTCGATGCCGAGGGTGCCGCCCGGGTGGCGCGCGAGGGCCTGCTCCTCGACGCGCGCGCTGCCGAGCGGTTCCGGGGGGAGACGGAGCCGATCGACCCCGTGGCCGGACACGTGCCGGGGGCGGTCAGCGCACCGACCACCGAGAACCTCGCCGCCGACGACTGCTTCCTCGACGCTGCCACCTTGCGAGACCTGTTCTCCCGCAAGGGAGACCTCACGGCGGGACCAGTGGCCGCCTACTGCGGGTCGGGGGTGACGGCCGCGCACGAGGTGCTGGCGCTGCACGAGGCCGGCATCGAGGCAGCCCTGTATGCCGGGTCGTGGAGCGAGTGGATCACCGACCCCAGCCGTCCGGTGGCCACCGGAGCCTGA
- a CDS encoding response regulator transcription factor has protein sequence MTIRLLLADDQAMVRGALATLLGLEPDMEVVAEVGSGDDVVAAARSTHPDVALIDVEMPGLDGIAATAALHDAMPGVRVLIVTTFGRPGFLRRALQAGASGFVVKDTPARQLAEAVRRVHSGLRVVDPALAADSLAGGESPLTARETEVLVAARAGGSVADIARDVSLSEGTVRNHLSSAIGKTMARNRADAVRIADEYGWL, from the coding sequence ATGACCATCCGACTGCTGCTCGCCGACGACCAGGCCATGGTGCGAGGTGCCCTGGCCACCCTGCTCGGACTCGAGCCCGACATGGAGGTGGTCGCCGAGGTCGGCAGCGGCGACGACGTGGTCGCGGCGGCCCGGTCCACCCACCCGGACGTGGCGCTGATCGACGTCGAGATGCCGGGTCTGGACGGGATCGCCGCCACAGCGGCGTTGCACGACGCCATGCCCGGTGTCCGGGTGCTGATCGTCACGACCTTCGGGCGACCCGGCTTCCTGCGGCGAGCGCTCCAGGCGGGCGCCAGCGGCTTCGTGGTCAAGGACACCCCGGCCCGCCAGCTCGCCGAGGCCGTGCGTCGCGTGCACTCCGGGCTGCGCGTCGTCGACCCGGCGCTGGCCGCCGACTCGCTCGCCGGCGGTGAGTCCCCGCTCACGGCTCGAGAGACCGAGGTGCTCGTCGCGGCTCGGGCGGGCGGTTCGGTCGCCGACATCGCCCGGGACGTCAGCCTGTCGGAGGGGACCGTCCGCAACCACCTGTCCTCGGCGATCGGCAAGACGATGGCCCGCAACCGGGCCGATGCGGTCCGCATCGCCGACGAGTACGGCTGGCTCTGA
- a CDS encoding ATP-binding cassette domain-containing protein has protein sequence MSRGKTTEAKATQAGATQAGATDSQGTGVHVADSHDLIRVHGARENNLKDVSVDIPKRRLTVFTGVSGSGKSSLVFGTIAADSQRMINETYSAFVQGFMPSLARPDVDLLEGLTTAIIVDQERMGANPRSTVGTATDANAMLRILFSRLGKPYVGPPTAFSFNVPTRKASGVMSTEKAGGRVEKAVVQNQVYLGGMCARCEGMGAVSDFDLTALYDESKSLRDGGLTVPGYSMDGWYGRLFEGMGLPMDKPIGSFTKKQLETMLYAEPTKIKVEGVNLTFEGVIPKIQKSMLSKDVEAMQPHVRRFVERAITFQTCPECEGTRLSAEARSSKIKGKNIADLCTMQISDLAQWVRELEEPSVAPLVAGLQHALDSFTEIGLGYLSLDRPAGTLSGGEAQRTKMIRHLGSSLTDVTYVFDEPTIGLHPHDIERMNQLLLQLRDKGNTVLVVEHKPETIAIADHVVDLGPGAGRAGGAVCFEGTVDGLRGSDTTTGHHLDDRAHLKESVRERTGVMEVRGASTHNLRDVDVDIPLGVLCVVTGVAGSGKSSLIHGSVAKRDGVVVIDQAAIKGSRRSNPATYTGLLEPIRKAFAKANGVKPALFSSNSEGACPSCNGAGVIFTELGVMATVESTCEECEGRRFQAAVLEYTLGGKNIAEVLAMSVTEAESFFGSGDAKTPAAHTVLDRLVDVGLGYLSLGQPLTTLSGGERQRLKLAAQMSEKGDVYVLDEPTTGLHLADVENLLGLLDRLVESGKSVIVIEHHQAVMAHADWIVDLGPGAGHDGGRVVFEGTPADLVADRSTLTGEHLALYVGA, from the coding sequence ATGAGCAGGGGAAAGACGACCGAGGCCAAGGCCACGCAGGCCGGGGCCACGCAGGCCGGGGCCACGGACTCTCAGGGGACCGGGGTGCACGTCGCCGACAGCCACGACCTGATCCGGGTGCACGGTGCCCGGGAGAACAACCTCAAGGACGTCAGCGTCGACATCCCCAAGCGGCGGCTGACCGTCTTCACCGGCGTCTCCGGCTCGGGCAAGAGCTCGTTGGTCTTCGGCACCATCGCGGCGGACTCCCAGCGGATGATCAACGAGACCTACAGCGCCTTCGTGCAGGGGTTCATGCCGTCGCTGGCCCGGCCTGACGTCGACCTGCTCGAGGGGCTGACGACGGCGATCATCGTCGACCAGGAGCGGATGGGTGCCAACCCCCGCTCGACCGTCGGCACGGCGACCGACGCCAACGCGATGCTGCGGATCCTGTTCAGCCGGTTGGGAAAGCCCTACGTGGGGCCGCCGACCGCGTTCTCGTTCAACGTGCCCACCCGCAAGGCCAGCGGGGTGATGAGCACCGAGAAGGCCGGCGGCCGCGTCGAGAAGGCCGTGGTCCAGAACCAGGTCTACCTCGGCGGCATGTGCGCGCGCTGCGAGGGCATGGGGGCGGTCTCCGACTTCGACCTGACCGCCCTCTACGACGAGTCCAAGTCGCTGCGCGACGGCGGCCTGACCGTGCCCGGCTACTCCATGGACGGCTGGTACGGCAGGTTGTTCGAGGGGATGGGGCTGCCGATGGACAAGCCGATCGGCTCGTTCACCAAGAAGCAGCTCGAGACGATGCTCTACGCCGAACCGACCAAGATCAAGGTCGAAGGCGTCAACCTCACCTTCGAGGGCGTCATCCCCAAGATCCAGAAGTCGATGCTCAGCAAGGACGTCGAGGCGATGCAGCCGCACGTCCGGCGCTTCGTCGAGCGGGCCATCACCTTCCAGACCTGTCCCGAGTGTGAGGGCACCCGCCTCAGCGCCGAGGCCAGGTCGTCGAAGATCAAGGGCAAGAACATCGCCGACCTGTGCACGATGCAGATCAGCGACCTGGCGCAGTGGGTGCGCGAGCTGGAGGAGCCGTCGGTGGCGCCGTTGGTGGCGGGCCTGCAGCATGCGCTCGACTCCTTCACCGAGATCGGGCTGGGCTACCTCTCCCTGGACCGGCCGGCCGGCACGCTGTCCGGTGGTGAGGCCCAGCGCACCAAGATGATCCGACACCTCGGCTCGTCCCTCACCGACGTGACCTACGTCTTCGACGAGCCCACGATCGGGCTGCACCCGCACGACATCGAGCGGATGAACCAGCTGCTCCTCCAGCTGCGCGACAAGGGCAACACCGTGCTCGTCGTCGAGCACAAGCCGGAGACCATCGCGATCGCCGACCACGTCGTCGACCTCGGCCCGGGCGCCGGCAGGGCCGGTGGCGCGGTCTGCTTCGAGGGCACCGTCGACGGGCTGCGCGGCAGCGACACCACCACCGGCCACCACCTCGACGACCGCGCGCACCTCAAGGAGTCGGTGCGTGAGCGCACCGGGGTGATGGAGGTCCGGGGAGCCTCGACCCACAACCTGCGCGACGTCGACGTCGACATCCCGCTGGGGGTGCTCTGCGTCGTCACCGGGGTCGCGGGTTCGGGCAAGAGCTCGCTGATCCATGGCTCGGTCGCCAAGCGGGACGGCGTGGTGGTGATCGACCAGGCCGCGATCAAGGGCTCGCGCCGCAGCAACCCGGCCACCTACACCGGGCTGCTGGAGCCGATCCGCAAGGCGTTCGCCAAGGCCAACGGCGTCAAGCCCGCCCTCTTCAGCTCCAACTCCGAGGGTGCCTGCCCGAGCTGCAACGGCGCGGGCGTCATCTTCACCGAGCTGGGGGTCATGGCCACCGTCGAGTCGACCTGCGAGGAGTGCGAGGGGCGGCGGTTCCAGGCGGCGGTGCTCGAGTACACCCTGGGCGGCAAGAACATCGCCGAGGTGCTGGCCATGTCGGTCACCGAGGCCGAGTCGTTCTTCGGCAGCGGCGACGCCAAGACGCCGGCCGCCCACACCGTGCTCGACCGGCTCGTCGACGTCGGGCTGGGCTACCTCAGCCTCGGGCAGCCGCTGACCACCCTGTCCGGTGGCGAGCGCCAGCGGCTCAAGCTGGCCGCCCAGATGTCGGAGAAGGGCGACGTCTACGTGCTCGACGAGCCGACCACGGGTCTGCACCTCGCCGACGTCGAGAACCTACTGGGGCTGCTGGACCGGCTCGTGGAGTCGGGCAAGTCGGTCATCGTCATCGAGCACCACCAGGCTGTGATGGCGCACGCCGACTGGATCGTCGACCTGGGTCCCGGGGCGGGGCACGACGGTGGACGCGTGGTGTTCGAAGGCACCCCCGCCGACCTGGTCGCCGACCGCTCCACGCTGACCGGCGAGCACCTGGCTCTCTACGTCGGGGCCTGA
- a CDS encoding ABC transporter permease has product MTTATATAAADRVVPPLGGFNPTLLRLELRRMMRNRRTVIFSMVLPVVFFLLFGTGKDYSLQADGPHGNWAAAIMISMALYGAMLSTTAGGAMVSTERSQGWSRQLRLTPLTPAAYIAVKVLVAMLLGLLSVVVVYAAGALTQARMDTHLWWETALIAWVGSLVFAAFGVFMGYLLPTDNVMQILGPGLALLAFLGGLFTPLDQMGHTFQTIAKFTPMYGVSELAHAPMTGDSPGWVGLANVLVWLAVFAGGAAWRFRRDTARV; this is encoded by the coding sequence ATGACCACCGCCACCGCAACCGCCGCTGCCGACCGGGTCGTCCCGCCGCTGGGTGGGTTCAACCCGACGCTGCTGCGCCTCGAGCTGCGCCGGATGATGCGCAACCGCCGCACCGTGATCTTCTCGATGGTGCTGCCGGTCGTGTTCTTCCTGCTCTTCGGCACCGGCAAGGACTACTCGCTGCAGGCCGACGGCCCGCACGGCAACTGGGCCGCCGCGATCATGATCTCGATGGCCCTCTACGGCGCGATGCTGTCCACGACCGCCGGAGGCGCGATGGTCTCGACCGAACGCAGCCAGGGATGGAGCCGCCAGCTGCGCCTCACGCCGCTGACACCCGCGGCATACATCGCCGTCAAGGTGCTCGTGGCCATGCTGCTCGGGCTGCTCTCCGTCGTCGTCGTGTATGCCGCCGGCGCACTGACGCAGGCGCGGATGGACACCCACCTGTGGTGGGAGACGGCGCTGATCGCCTGGGTGGGGTCGCTGGTCTTCGCCGCGTTCGGCGTGTTCATGGGCTACCTGCTCCCCACGGACAACGTGATGCAGATCCTCGGCCCGGGGCTGGCACTGCTGGCCTTCCTCGGCGGACTCTTCACCCCGTTGGACCAGATGGGTCACACCTTCCAGACCATCGCGAAGTTCACACCCATGTACGGCGTGAGTGAGCTGGCGCACGCACCGATGACGGGTGACAGCCCCGGCTGGGTGGGCCTGGCCAACGTGCTGGTGTGGCTTGCTGTCTTCGCGGGAGGCGCGGCATGGCGGTTCCGTCGCGACACCGCGCGCGTCTGA
- the dusB gene encoding tRNA dihydrouridine synthase DusB, translating to MTTTSTAVLPPLQIGRHTIESPVVLAPMAGITNRAFRKLCREYGNQGLDQGGASGATSLYVSEMITSRALVERTPESMRLIEHDPEEDPRSIQLYGVDPATVAAAVRMLVTEDRADHIDLNFGCPVPKVTRKGGGAALPWKRDLFEAIVRGAVREASPYDVPVTVKMRKGIDDDHLTYLEAGRTAERAGVAAVALHGRTASQAYSGEADWSAIARLKEAVKTIPVLGNGDIWSAEDAVRMTRETGCDGVVVGRGCLGRPWLFTDLAAAFAGAPARVEPTLGEVTATMRRHTEYLIDFYDDEYKACRDIRKHIAWYLKGFPAGSTVRHQLALVDSMEALDRLIATMDPSATWPGEAAEGQRGRAGSPRHVALPEGWLESRELSEAHRQAVAEAELSVSGG from the coding sequence ATGACCACCACCTCCACCGCCGTGCTGCCCCCGCTGCAGATCGGGCGCCACACCATCGAGTCGCCGGTCGTGCTGGCCCCGATGGCGGGCATCACCAACCGCGCGTTCCGCAAGCTGTGCCGCGAGTACGGCAACCAGGGGCTCGACCAGGGTGGTGCCAGCGGAGCGACCTCCCTCTACGTCAGCGAGATGATCACCTCTCGCGCACTGGTCGAGCGGACACCCGAGTCGATGCGGCTGATCGAGCACGACCCGGAGGAGGACCCGCGCTCGATCCAGCTCTACGGCGTCGACCCGGCGACCGTCGCTGCGGCCGTCCGCATGCTCGTCACGGAGGACCGGGCCGACCACATCGACCTCAACTTCGGCTGCCCCGTCCCGAAGGTGACCCGCAAGGGCGGCGGCGCCGCCCTGCCGTGGAAGCGCGACCTGTTCGAGGCCATCGTGCGTGGCGCGGTCCGCGAGGCCAGCCCGTATGACGTGCCGGTCACCGTGAAGATGCGCAAGGGCATCGACGACGACCACCTCACCTACCTCGAGGCAGGGCGCACCGCCGAGCGAGCCGGGGTGGCGGCTGTGGCACTGCACGGGCGGACTGCCTCGCAGGCCTACTCGGGCGAGGCCGACTGGTCGGCGATCGCGCGGCTGAAGGAGGCCGTGAAGACGATCCCGGTGCTCGGCAACGGCGACATCTGGTCGGCCGAGGACGCCGTGCGGATGACGCGTGAGACCGGCTGCGACGGGGTCGTGGTGGGCCGTGGGTGCCTCGGTCGGCCCTGGCTCTTCACCGACCTAGCCGCCGCCTTCGCGGGTGCGCCGGCGCGGGTCGAGCCGACGCTCGGCGAGGTGACCGCGACGATGCGGCGGCACACCGAGTACCTCATCGACTTCTACGACGACGAGTACAAGGCGTGCCGCGACATCCGCAAGCACATCGCGTGGTACCTCAAGGGATTCCCGGCCGGCTCGACGGTGCGCCACCAGCTCGCGCTGGTCGACTCGATGGAGGCCCTCGACCGGCTGATCGCGACGATGGACCCTTCCGCCACCTGGCCGGGGGAGGCTGCGGAAGGGCAGCGTGGCCGGGCTGGTTCGCCCCGGCACGTGGCGCTGCCCGAGGGCTGGCTCGAGAGCCGCGAGCTCAGTGAGGCACACCGACAGGCCGTCGCGGAAGCCGAGCTCTCGGTCTCCGGGGGCTGA
- a CDS encoding sensor histidine kinase yields the protein MSERDVGEDFRGGRLIGFFFAGIWLVFLSDAFSAAWQQRQSLRADGGLIVLVVFVVLYLVHFSHLRAAVWGTRGSVDSHWYVTRIGIAYWAGLALLAALATVTIGQEGAATWVFLAVSGLWTFRVRLGLALGGCLVALYEFLTFHVDGWTHDASISMSMVLAMAAVTGGMIAAQRQRALAEAREENARLAIQDERNRMARDVHDILGHSLTVITVKAELAARLLEVSPERARVEVADLERLARDALADVRQAVAGFREMSLPAELARARSSLAAAGIEADLPTAADAVPSHLRELCAWTLREGVTNVIRHSSATTCRVSLDEQGITVTDDGVGVQPGSPGTGLIGLQERAEAAGAHLVAGPLSPRGYQLAVTTSADPRGADPDTHERVEA from the coding sequence GTGAGCGAGCGAGACGTCGGCGAGGACTTCCGGGGTGGCCGGCTCATCGGCTTCTTCTTCGCAGGCATCTGGCTGGTCTTCCTGTCCGACGCGTTCAGCGCCGCCTGGCAGCAGCGCCAGAGCCTGCGGGCGGACGGCGGCCTCATCGTGCTCGTCGTGTTCGTCGTGCTCTACCTCGTGCACTTCTCCCACCTGCGGGCGGCGGTGTGGGGCACCCGCGGCTCGGTCGACTCGCACTGGTACGTCACGAGGATCGGGATCGCCTACTGGGCCGGGCTCGCCCTGCTGGCGGCCCTCGCCACGGTGACGATCGGACAGGAGGGCGCCGCCACCTGGGTCTTCCTCGCGGTGTCGGGACTGTGGACCTTCCGTGTCCGCCTGGGCCTGGCGCTCGGGGGATGCCTCGTGGCGCTCTACGAGTTCCTCACCTTCCACGTCGACGGCTGGACCCACGACGCGAGCATCAGCATGTCGATGGTGCTCGCGATGGCGGCGGTGACCGGCGGCATGATCGCCGCACAACGACAGCGCGCGCTCGCGGAGGCGCGCGAGGAGAACGCCCGGCTCGCGATCCAGGACGAGCGCAACCGGATGGCCCGGGACGTGCACGACATCCTCGGGCACAGCCTCACGGTCATCACCGTCAAGGCCGAGCTGGCTGCCCGGCTGCTGGAGGTCAGCCCCGAACGGGCGCGGGTCGAGGTGGCCGATCTCGAGCGGCTGGCCCGCGACGCGCTCGCGGACGTGCGGCAGGCCGTCGCCGGGTTCCGCGAGATGTCGCTGCCCGCCGAGCTGGCCCGCGCCCGCTCCAGCCTGGCCGCGGCGGGGATCGAGGCCGACCTGCCGACCGCGGCCGACGCGGTGCCGAGCCACCTGCGCGAGCTCTGCGCCTGGACCCTGCGCGAAGGGGTCACCAACGTGATCCGGCACAGCAGTGCGACGACCTGCCGTGTCAGTCTCGACGAGCAGGGCATCACCGTCACCGACGACGGAGTCGGGGTGCAGCCCGGGAGTCCCGGCACCGGGTTGATCGGGCTCCAGGAACGCGCCGAGGCCGCCGGCGCCCACCTCGTCGCGGGACCGCTGTCGCCGAGGGGCTACCAGCTGGCGGTCACGACGTCCGCCGACCCCCGCGGGGCCGATCCCGACACGCACGAGAGGGTTGAGGCATGA
- a CDS encoding ABC transporter ATP-binding protein, with product MSQGQAPGAARSTAVPAIELRGLTKSFGSVRAVRGIDLTVHPGEIIAFLGPNGAGKTTTIDMMLGLSRPDEGSVQVYGMEPPDAVRHGLISAVMQSGGLLKDLTVEETLRLTASLFSNTRPVAEVLGRAGIADIGDRRVGKCSGGQQQRLRFAMALLPDPELLVLDEPTTGMDVTGRRDFWAAIREDAAQGRTVLFATHYLEEADAYADRIVLVSHGQVVADGTASQVKALVSGRTVRATLHDADEVALQRLPGVETVEVRGDSVLIATTDSDAVARHLLAHTSAHDLEITSRGLEDAFISLTTEGDES from the coding sequence ATGTCACAGGGTCAGGCGCCGGGAGCCGCGCGCAGCACGGCGGTGCCCGCGATCGAGCTGCGCGGCCTCACCAAGAGCTTCGGCAGTGTCCGCGCCGTACGCGGGATCGACCTGACCGTGCACCCGGGGGAGATCATCGCGTTCCTCGGGCCGAACGGCGCCGGCAAGACCACGACCATCGACATGATGCTCGGGCTCTCCCGGCCCGACGAGGGGAGCGTGCAGGTCTACGGCATGGAGCCGCCAGACGCGGTCCGCCACGGCCTGATCTCGGCCGTGATGCAGTCCGGAGGCCTCCTCAAGGACCTCACCGTCGAGGAGACCCTGCGGCTGACCGCCAGCCTGTTCAGCAACACCCGGCCGGTGGCGGAGGTGCTGGGCCGGGCCGGCATCGCCGACATCGGTGACCGGCGCGTCGGCAAGTGCTCGGGCGGCCAGCAGCAGCGGCTGCGGTTCGCCATGGCGCTGCTGCCGGACCCCGAGCTCCTCGTCCTCGACGAGCCGACCACCGGCATGGACGTCACCGGCCGCCGCGACTTCTGGGCGGCCATCCGCGAGGACGCCGCGCAGGGGCGCACCGTGCTGTTCGCCACGCACTACCTGGAGGAGGCCGACGCCTACGCCGACCGCATCGTCCTCGTCAGCCACGGCCAGGTGGTGGCCGACGGCACCGCCTCGCAGGTCAAGGCGCTCGTCTCCGGCCGCACCGTCCGCGCCACCCTGCACGACGCCGACGAGGTTGCGCTGCAACGACTTCCCGGTGTCGAGACGGTCGAGGTGCGGGGCGACTCCGTGCTCATCGCCACGACCGACAGCGACGCGGTCGCCCGCCACCTGCTGGCCCACACCAGCGCCCACGACCTCGAGATCACCTCCCGCGGCCTGGAGGACGCCTTCATCTCACTGACCACCGAGGGGGACGAGTCATGA